One window of the Solibacillus isronensis genome contains the following:
- a CDS encoding RidA family protein — translation MKKIKTVNHDLWDHGISQGFSVDGTVYISGQFSHDSEGGFVGERDIEAQTRQTLANLDRVLEGFNITRSNLAYLEIYLTNALEDTGPAIEIFKEYMGQHRPAGSLIGVNHLASPEQLIEISAIAYAG, via the coding sequence ATGAAAAAAATTAAAACAGTCAACCACGATCTTTGGGATCATGGCATTTCTCAAGGGTTTAGTGTAGATGGAACAGTCTATATTTCTGGGCAGTTTTCGCATGATTCGGAAGGGGGCTTTGTCGGTGAAAGAGATATTGAAGCGCAAACTCGACAAACGCTGGCCAATCTAGACCGTGTATTAGAAGGATTTAATATTACAAGATCGAACCTTGCTTATTTGGAAATTTATTTAACGAATGCACTAGAGGATACAGGGCCGGCTATCGAAATTTTTAAGGAATATATGGGACAGCATCGCCCAGCCGGCAGCTTGATCGGAGTAAATCATTTGGCTTCACCTGAGCAATTAATCGAAATTAGCGCGATTGCGTATGCGGGATAG
- the pxpB gene encoding 5-oxoprolinase subunit PxpB, whose protein sequence is MAYQKINAHIRPLGDSALVIQLGDGISLAVHEKVKNLCNLLEKEPFTGLIESVPSYNSLTIYYNPFAVFLSNTVKESASPYKKVSAFILSLLDQLETSETSEQRLITIPVVYGGEFGPDLEYVASYHGLSVEDVIQIHTSNEYLVYMIGFAPGFPFMGGMDERIATPRKDSPRLAIAPGSVGIAGKQTGIYPLETPGGWQIIGRTPLDLFLPELSPPTLLQAGDRIRYVPITLEEYAVYKEMKQ, encoded by the coding sequence ATGGCCTATCAGAAAATTAATGCACACATAAGGCCCTTAGGGGATTCTGCGCTAGTCATTCAGTTAGGTGATGGAATCAGCCTTGCCGTCCATGAAAAAGTGAAAAACCTTTGCAATCTATTAGAAAAAGAGCCGTTTACAGGATTGATTGAATCTGTTCCTTCTTATAATAGCCTTACAATTTATTACAATCCTTTTGCCGTCTTTTTATCAAACACGGTTAAAGAATCAGCAAGTCCCTATAAGAAAGTAAGTGCGTTTATCTTATCGCTGCTGGATCAATTAGAAACAAGTGAAACTTCCGAACAACGATTAATAACAATCCCAGTCGTGTACGGAGGAGAGTTTGGTCCGGATTTAGAATATGTAGCAAGTTATCACGGACTTTCTGTTGAAGATGTCATTCAAATTCATACGTCAAATGAGTACTTAGTTTATATGATTGGCTTTGCCCCTGGGTTTCCGTTTATGGGCGGGATGGATGAAAGAATTGCAACACCACGTAAGGATTCACCACGTCTAGCTATCGCACCGGGTTCTGTAGGAATTGCTGGTAAACAAACAGGCATCTACCCGTTGGAAACTCCCGGAGGATGGCAAATTATCGGCAGGACTCCGCTTGATTTGTTTCTTCCGGAACTTTCACCGCCAACTCTGTTACAGGCTGGAGATCGAATCCGCTATGTACCGATAACGCTTGAAGAGTATGCTGTCTATAAGGAGATGAAACAATGA
- a CDS encoding 5-oxoprolinase subunit C family protein yields MSIKVLHPGLLTTIQDLGRFGSQKFGVIVSGAMDPISLRIANLLVGNDEGEGALEITLLGTTLQFDTDELVAITGGDLQPTIDGEKAPMWRPVLIRKGSVLKFKSAINGCRAYVAFAGGIMVPEVMGSKSTYLRAAIGGLQGRALQKGDVLDSGEFNPISRAFVHQLEKTTTHFNWSVDYREFITFDKTQTIRVLHGAEFERFDTRSQQAFFSKPYKLTTQADRMGYRLEGESLSLSEKFELLSEGVTYGTIQVPSNGQPIILMVDRQTTGGYPKIGQVISVDLPCLAQMQPNSNIQFKKFSLEQAELELINQEQLLRQLAMGIQFKALHK; encoded by the coding sequence ATGAGCATTAAAGTACTTCATCCTGGATTATTGACTACGATTCAAGATTTAGGGAGATTCGGTTCACAAAAGTTTGGCGTCATCGTAAGTGGCGCAATGGATCCGATTTCTCTTAGAATTGCAAATTTACTTGTCGGCAATGACGAAGGCGAAGGAGCGCTTGAAATAACACTTTTAGGGACAACGCTCCAATTTGACACGGATGAGTTAGTTGCCATTACTGGTGGAGACCTGCAGCCTACAATTGATGGAGAAAAAGCTCCTATGTGGAGACCTGTCCTGATTCGCAAAGGATCTGTTTTAAAATTTAAGTCAGCAATTAATGGGTGTAGGGCCTACGTGGCATTCGCTGGTGGAATCATGGTCCCGGAAGTTATGGGAAGTAAAAGCACTTATTTGCGCGCAGCAATTGGAGGGCTTCAAGGCAGAGCATTACAAAAAGGAGATGTATTGGACAGCGGAGAATTCAATCCAATCAGTCGGGCATTTGTTCATCAGCTCGAAAAAACGACGACTCACTTTAATTGGTCTGTCGATTATAGAGAGTTTATAACATTCGATAAAACACAAACGATCAGGGTGTTACATGGTGCTGAGTTCGAACGTTTTGATACCAGAAGCCAACAAGCGTTTTTCTCGAAGCCCTATAAATTAACGACACAAGCGGATCGAATGGGCTATCGATTGGAAGGCGAATCACTCAGCTTATCAGAGAAATTTGAATTGTTATCGGAAGGCGTTACGTACGGTACCATTCAAGTGCCCTCAAACGGACAACCTATTATTCTGATGGTTGATCGACAAACGACAGGAGGATATCCGAAAATCGGTCAAGTCATTTCCGTTGATCTCCCTTGTTTAGCACAAATGCAGCCAAACAGTAACATTCAGTTCAAGAAGTTTTCTCTTGAACAAGCAGAATTAGAATTGATCAACCAAGAGCAATTGTTGCGTCAATTAGCAATGGGCATCCAGTTTAAAGCACTTCATAAATAA
- a CDS encoding winged helix-turn-helix transcriptional regulator: MGMSDYVEKGNVRETPFGYTLSIIGGKWKMLIIYILAEHETVRFNELQRKLGTITFKILSSQLKELEADGMIVRKEYPQIPPKVEYSLTPKAQTLLPALEQLCDWGLKNQKNS; this comes from the coding sequence ATGGGGATGTCTGACTATGTAGAGAAGGGCAACGTTCGAGAGACACCTTTTGGCTATACATTATCAATTATTGGCGGCAAGTGGAAAATGCTGATTATTTATATATTGGCAGAACACGAAACCGTACGTTTTAATGAATTGCAAAGAAAACTAGGGACGATTACCTTCAAAATATTAAGTTCACAGCTTAAAGAATTGGAAGCAGACGGAATGATTGTACGAAAAGAATATCCGCAAATCCCTCCTAAAGTAGAGTACAGCCTTACCCCTAAAGCACAAACCCTTTTGCCGGCTTTGGAGCAGTTATGTGATTGGGGATTGAAAAATCAAAAAAATAGTTAG
- a CDS encoding ribonuclease H1 domain-containing protein, with protein sequence MAKQKYYVVWSGKKTGVYKTWEDCKEQVHGVKNAKFKSFPNEQEAKAAFENGYSKKSLITDANKNTKQLILFGNDEYIEESISVDAACSGNPGDMEYKGVYTKNGNVIFKFGPVANGTNNIGEFLAVVHALALLNQKDSSLPVYTDSLTAISWVRKKKVNTQISRNHKTENIWHLIERAEKWLHQNTYSNQVLKWQTERWGEIKADFGRKNLR encoded by the coding sequence ATGGCTAAGCAAAAATATTATGTCGTTTGGTCCGGAAAGAAAACAGGTGTTTATAAAACATGGGAAGATTGTAAAGAACAAGTTCACGGTGTGAAGAATGCAAAATTCAAGTCATTTCCTAATGAACAGGAAGCAAAAGCAGCCTTTGAAAACGGCTATAGTAAAAAGTCATTGATTACCGATGCCAATAAAAATACTAAACAGCTCATACTTTTCGGAAATGACGAATATATCGAGGAAAGTATTTCAGTGGATGCCGCATGCAGTGGAAACCCTGGGGATATGGAATATAAAGGTGTGTATACCAAAAATGGCAACGTAATTTTTAAATTTGGACCTGTAGCGAATGGGACCAATAATATTGGGGAATTTTTAGCAGTAGTTCATGCGCTCGCTTTGTTAAATCAAAAAGACAGTTCGCTACCTGTTTATACGGATTCGCTCACTGCAATTAGCTGGGTACGTAAAAAGAAGGTCAATACACAAATCTCTCGCAATCATAAAACCGAAAATATTTGGCACCTTATCGAAAGAGCTGAAAAATGGCTCCACCAAAATACTTATTCCAATCAAGTGTTAAAGTGGCAAACGGAGAGATGGGGAGAAATTAAAGCAGATTTTGGACGTAAAAACCTACGTTAA
- a CDS encoding nucleoside hydrolase: protein MIRRPLIIDTDPGIDDAMMLTVAFANKDIFDIRLVTTASGNISQSKANYNAHAFLNYIKEDVTIARGLEQPMFRKLEVAEEIHGAFGFGKVEFPKVEVPANVRPAVAAMRETILASEEKVTIVATGPLTNVGALLIAHPEVKDNIETISWMGGAAQGGNKTAVAEFNAFVDPHAAQIVMQSGVPMSMCGLDVTHKAFVTQTEAEKILDIGTEFAQKAYDLVTYYLDVAKPTPFSEPHYADVLRFHDVSAIMYLLHPEFFKGTDYYVEMSTEGITTGATVVDLHNSTGNKPNVHVLHDVDREAFVNVFMDAVQTISDRLS from the coding sequence ATGATAAGACGACCGCTAATTATTGACACAGATCCAGGCATTGATGATGCAATGATGCTAACAGTAGCATTTGCTAATAAGGATATTTTTGATATTCGTTTAGTAACGACTGCATCTGGAAATATTTCGCAAAGTAAGGCGAATTACAATGCACATGCATTTTTAAATTATATTAAAGAAGACGTTACGATTGCACGAGGGCTTGAGCAGCCTATGTTCCGTAAGCTTGAAGTAGCAGAGGAGATTCATGGTGCATTTGGGTTTGGAAAAGTAGAGTTTCCGAAAGTGGAAGTACCCGCAAATGTCCGTCCAGCAGTTGCAGCGATGCGTGAAACGATTTTAGCGAGTGAGGAGAAGGTAACGATTGTTGCGACAGGTCCTTTAACAAATGTCGGTGCATTATTAATCGCTCACCCAGAAGTAAAGGATAACATTGAAACGATTTCATGGATGGGTGGCGCAGCTCAAGGTGGTAATAAAACAGCCGTTGCCGAATTTAATGCCTTTGTAGATCCGCATGCCGCTCAAATTGTGATGCAATCAGGCGTACCGATGAGCATGTGTGGGTTAGATGTGACTCACAAAGCATTCGTCACACAAACCGAAGCGGAAAAAATTCTAGACATCGGTACAGAGTTTGCGCAAAAGGCTTATGATCTTGTGACATACTATTTGGACGTAGCCAAACCGACACCTTTTAGTGAGCCGCATTACGCCGATGTGCTCCGCTTCCATGACGTTTCTGCCATCATGTATTTACTGCATCCTGAGTTTTTCAAAGGAACAGACTACTATGTAGAAATGTCAACAGAGGGTATTACAACAGGTGCGACAGTCGTAGATTTACACAATTCAACAGGCAATAAACCAAACGTGCATGTATTGCACGATGTTGACCGCGAAGCATTTGTTAACGTATTTATGGATGCCGTGCAGACGATTTCAGATCGATTATCATAA
- a CDS encoding IclR family transcriptional regulator, with translation MNNKNKTVVRSMDILNLFIEHTELTFQEIIDLSGIPKSSVYRMLRSLEEMEFLEKGSDSKYRLGLLFLKFGQLVLGRIDLRKVAYPFMHELHNDVKEAINLIVKDGDEAIYIEKIDTKQKVRLYTSIGRKSPLYAGACSRAILSFLPDSEIETYLESINPKSFANGTITEKDKIYETIKQARIDGYTISHSELENHTAAIAAPIFNHNGEVIAGISIAGIEANYQDENVEIYAKKVKKIAEDISMQLGYSK, from the coding sequence ATGAACAACAAAAATAAAACGGTTGTCCGTTCGATGGATATATTAAATTTATTTATAGAGCATACTGAATTAACCTTTCAAGAAATTATTGATCTATCGGGGATTCCGAAATCTTCGGTGTATCGAATGCTCAGGTCATTAGAGGAAATGGAGTTCTTGGAAAAAGGAAGCGATTCGAAATACCGACTTGGACTTTTGTTTCTCAAATTTGGTCAGCTGGTTTTAGGCAGGATTGATTTACGTAAAGTTGCTTATCCGTTTATGCATGAATTACATAATGATGTGAAGGAAGCCATTAACTTAATTGTTAAAGATGGAGATGAAGCCATCTATATTGAGAAAATAGATACAAAACAAAAGGTTCGTTTGTATACTTCAATCGGCAGGAAAAGTCCGCTTTATGCTGGTGCCTGTTCACGTGCAATTTTGTCCTTTTTACCAGATTCAGAAATAGAGACATATCTAGAGTCAATTAACCCAAAATCATTCGCAAACGGGACAATTACTGAAAAAGATAAAATTTATGAAACGATCAAACAAGCGAGAATCGATGGCTATACAATCAGTCATTCTGAATTGGAAAACCATACAGCTGCCATTGCTGCCCCGATTTTTAATCACAATGGAGAAGTTATTGCGGGGATAAGTATCGCAGGAATCGAAGCGAATTATCAGGATGAGAACGTTGAAATCTACGCAAAGAAGGTAAAAAAAATTGCTGAGGATATTTCAATGCAATTAGGCTATAGCAAATAA
- a CDS encoding LamB/YcsF family protein: protein MFQVDLNCDLGESFGRYKLGEQEEILKYVTSANIACGFHGGDPSVMRETVKMAISNGVKIGAHPGLPDLNGFGRREMAITPQEGYDMVVYQIGALQGFLMTFNEKMQHVKPHGALYNMAAKDPKLAEAIAQAVYDVSPSLILFGLSGSELTKAGEKIGLRTAHEAFADRTYQADGSLTSRSQKNAMITDQEQSVAQIVKMVTKGIVVSEQKTEVPLRADTICIHGDGAHALAFAKYINETLNKNNITVDAICKLEGKNEKS from the coding sequence ATGTTTCAAGTAGATTTGAATTGTGATTTAGGGGAGAGTTTTGGTCGCTATAAATTGGGGGAGCAAGAAGAAATTTTGAAATACGTTACATCTGCAAATATCGCCTGCGGTTTTCATGGCGGAGATCCGAGCGTGATGAGAGAAACGGTGAAGATGGCCATTTCTAATGGTGTCAAAATTGGAGCGCATCCTGGTTTGCCGGATTTGAACGGATTCGGGCGAAGAGAAATGGCGATTACTCCTCAAGAAGGATATGACATGGTCGTCTATCAAATTGGTGCATTGCAAGGATTTTTAATGACATTCAATGAAAAAATGCAGCATGTAAAACCCCACGGTGCTCTGTACAATATGGCGGCAAAGGATCCAAAACTTGCCGAAGCGATTGCACAAGCAGTATACGATGTATCCCCATCATTGATATTATTTGGACTTTCCGGGAGTGAATTGACGAAGGCCGGAGAGAAGATTGGTTTACGAACAGCACACGAGGCATTTGCAGATAGGACGTATCAAGCAGACGGGTCTTTGACTTCTCGATCACAAAAGAATGCCATGATTACAGATCAAGAGCAATCTGTTGCACAAATTGTAAAAATGGTGACAAAAGGAATCGTAGTTTCTGAGCAAAAAACAGAAGTTCCGCTGCGAGCAGATACTATTTGTATTCACGGTGATGGTGCACATGCACTAGCCTTTGCAAAATATATAAATGAAA
- a CDS encoding DUF421 domain-containing protein, protein MFSITLDSFIRIITVGILAYVGLIFFLLTSGKRSLTQLNAFDLVVTVAIGSVLSTILLDKNVSLLEGLLAFVLLILLQFVLTFTSVRWKKFNKLIKSEPSLLYLNGSFLRETMKKERISEGDILQSVRNDGIGDLKEVQAIVLENDGSLSVINGELGNTLANVSRES, encoded by the coding sequence ATGTTCTCAATAACATTGGACAGTTTTATTCGAATTATCACTGTCGGTATTCTTGCTTATGTCGGTTTAATCTTCTTTCTGCTGACTTCGGGGAAACGGTCATTAACCCAATTAAATGCATTCGATTTAGTGGTAACAGTAGCCATTGGTTCAGTACTCTCTACAATTTTATTGGATAAAAATGTGAGCTTGCTCGAGGGGCTGTTAGCATTTGTCCTGTTGATTTTATTGCAATTCGTACTGACATTTACATCTGTTCGTTGGAAAAAATTCAATAAACTCATCAAGTCCGAGCCGAGCTTACTCTATTTGAACGGTTCATTTCTGAGAGAAACGATGAAAAAGGAAAGAATTAGCGAGGGCGATATACTGCAGTCTGTACGAAATGATGGAATCGGGGACTTAAAGGAAGTTCAAGCCATCGTTCTCGAAAACGATGGCAGCTTATCAGTTATTAATGGAGAATTAGGAAATACCTTGGCTAATGTAAGTAGAGAAAGCTGA
- a CDS encoding VanZ family protein, translating to MSEKKGHFMKQINLRKITIVLLAIYTALILYFLYLGFNRGLLGTDSSLRYNLIPEGIALHYPMGKAFQIWFFEYGNFLAFIPFGVVIPLLFRCSTKRFIIGFILSITLLETIQLLTHLGAFDINDIIINTLGAAVGFAAQRIVKNNRDNLKGIIRIVLNSIVLALGTITIVGGINHYLEKGQGETVALHDLIQEDGSIQWDKNLSTFTVGQNEVTPQINLIDRENTKTNEFVYLLKGQYKFMTGYVAIPDDVLNATSTESIEIEFISNGEVIYSIGLTTTSGENSIESFEVPLNEVNDLIIKINSEDANPITHALVWDVKVTEENAGQKVINRIREKVK from the coding sequence ATGAGCGAAAAGAAAGGACATTTTATGAAACAAATAAATCTACGTAAAATTACAATTGTGCTGTTAGCAATCTATACAGCGCTGATCCTCTATTTCCTATATCTTGGGTTTAATAGAGGACTACTCGGAACAGACTCCAGCTTACGATATAACCTAATCCCAGAAGGAATTGCGTTACACTATCCAATGGGAAAAGCCTTTCAAATCTGGTTTTTCGAGTATGGGAATTTTTTAGCGTTCATCCCTTTTGGCGTAGTTATTCCCCTCCTGTTTCGTTGTAGTACTAAACGCTTTATCATCGGTTTTATTTTGTCGATCACATTGCTTGAAACGATTCAACTGCTGACACATTTAGGCGCTTTTGATATCAATGACATTATTATCAATACACTCGGTGCTGCTGTTGGTTTCGCCGCGCAGCGAATCGTCAAGAATAACCGAGATAACCTTAAAGGAATTATCAGAATCGTACTAAACTCTATTGTGCTTGCTCTCGGAACAATAACCATTGTTGGCGGGATTAATCATTATTTAGAAAAAGGCCAAGGAGAAACTGTCGCCCTGCATGATTTGATTCAAGAAGATGGGTCGATCCAGTGGGATAAAAACTTATCTACTTTTACAGTTGGCCAAAATGAAGTAACCCCACAAATTAATTTAATTGATAGAGAGAATACGAAAACCAATGAATTCGTGTATCTTTTAAAAGGCCAATATAAATTTATGACAGGTTATGTGGCAATACCTGACGATGTATTGAACGCTACAAGCACAGAGAGTATCGAAATCGAATTTATCAGCAATGGAGAAGTAATTTATTCGATCGGGTTAACCACTACAAGTGGAGAAAATAGCATAGAGTCATTTGAAGTGCCTCTTAATGAGGTGAATGATTTAATAATAAAGATAAACAGTGAAGATGCGAACCCGATTACACATGCCTTGGTATGGGATGTCAAAGTTACAGAGGAAAATGCGGGGCAGAAGGTTATTAACAGGATTAGAGAAAAGGTTAAATAA